From Helicobacter macacae MIT 99-5501, a single genomic window includes:
- a CDS encoding AAA family ATPase, whose product MASVSLDKQNKEGEWVAFLRTQIFANKMLILHGNVEDYFYSPIVEDFVLLQKRLEEILREVGYTQLCFWDRLNGADNTKISSLHKEPSSGVPIDFDDESSQKEAQKTDTTEFFAMIRSAFRQADESDEAEQKRVAFIANYASFAMPNATQLDSNDKKTLMFLRECVSQSHFAESSDRGRPQPLIILIVQNLAHIPLILSQNNASIRDIAIPMPDRATRETFINMTTFDFSQELLQDSTAQEEFIDHLEGLSIRDILHLRDLLAYCTLQGEHINHKDLIYRYKYGTKTSPWESLNKSTVRELKTTLKKRVKGQDSAVDKVVQMVLRAYTGLSGIQHSSARKTPKGALFFVGPTGVGKTELAKALAQALFGDEDLCIRFDMSEYNHEHSDQRLVGAPPGYVGYEEGGQLTNALKKRPFCVLLFDEIEKAHPRILDKFLQILEDGRLTDGRGETVSFTESVIIFTSNIGASTAKSEKEFIQAVQEHFRDKLNRPELLNRIGNNITAFNHIDNKDILREIIQSKLSNLEALLQSKYKITSLDLQDSALNPMIDDFLKQGGSSSGGRGILNAAVDSLIDPISNAIFESDEYANKVLKISRSSDEGLKIEFV is encoded by the coding sequence ATGGCTAGCGTAAGTTTAGATAAGCAAAACAAAGAGGGCGAATGGGTGGCGTTTTTGCGCACACAAATTTTTGCCAACAAAATGCTGATTTTGCACGGCAATGTAGAGGATTATTTCTACTCGCCAATCGTAGAGGATTTTGTCCTTTTGCAGAAGCGACTTGAAGAGATTTTGCGCGAAGTGGGATATACACAGCTATGCTTTTGGGATAGGCTAAATGGCGCAGATAATACAAAAATATCATCTTTGCACAAAGAGCCAAGTAGCGGTGTGCCAATTGATTTTGATGATGAATCTAGCCAAAAAGAAGCACAAAAAACGGATACAACAGAATTTTTTGCGATGATTCGCTCCGCATTTAGGCAAGCAGATGAAAGCGATGAGGCAGAGCAAAAAAGAGTGGCATTTATTGCAAACTATGCTTCATTTGCTATGCCAAATGCCACGCAGCTTGATAGCAATGACAAAAAGACTTTGATGTTTTTGCGTGAGTGTGTGAGCCAATCACACTTTGCAGAATCTAGCGATAGAGGCAGACCACAGCCACTAATCATTCTAATCGTGCAAAATCTAGCGCATATCCCTCTGATTCTATCGCAAAACAATGCTTCTATTAGGGATATTGCTATCCCTATGCCAGATAGAGCTACAAGAGAAACATTTATCAATATGACTACTTTTGACTTTAGCCAAGAATTGCTACAAGATTCTACGGCACAAGAGGAGTTTATCGACCATTTGGAGGGGCTTAGCATTAGGGATATTTTGCATTTGCGTGATTTGCTAGCATATTGCACGCTACAAGGTGAGCACATAAATCACAAAGACCTAATCTATCGCTACAAATATGGCACAAAAACTAGCCCGTGGGAATCGCTAAACAAATCCACAGTGCGTGAGCTAAAAACCACACTAAAAAAGCGTGTAAAAGGACAAGATAGCGCGGTAGATAAAGTCGTTCAAATGGTGCTTCGCGCATATACGGGACTATCTGGGATTCAGCACTCAAGTGCTAGAAAAACACCAAAAGGCGCACTATTTTTTGTAGGACCCACAGGAGTTGGCAAAACAGAATTAGCAAAAGCATTAGCACAAGCATTATTTGGCGATGAGGATTTGTGTATCCGTTTTGATATGAGTGAGTATAATCACGAACACAGCGACCAAAGGCTAGTAGGTGCTCCACCCGGATATGTAGGCTATGAGGAGGGTGGACAGCTTACAAACGCCCTAAAGAAGCGTCCATTTTGCGTGCTACTATTTGATGAAATCGAAAAAGCACACCCAAGAATCTTAGATAAATTTTTGCAGATTTTAGAGGATGGGCGACTTACCGATGGCAGAGGAGAGACAGTTAGCTTCACGGAATCTGTGATTATTTTTACCTCAAATATCGGTGCAAGCACGGCTAAAAGCGAAAAAGAGTTTATACAAGCTGTGCAAGAGCACTTTAGGGATAAGCTCAATCGCCCAGAATTGCTAAACCGCATTGGCAACAATATCACTGCCTTTAATCACATCGACAATAAAGACATTTTGCGTGAAATCATACAATCCAAACTATCAAATCTAGAAGCACTTCTACAAAGCAAGTATAAAATCACCTCGCTAGATTTGCAAGACTCCGCACTAAATCCAATGATTGATGATTTTTTGAAGCAGGGTGGCTCTAGTAGTGGTGGGAGAGGGATTTTAAACGCGGCGGTAGATTCTCTCATCGACCCTATTTCAAATGCGATTTTTGAAAGTGATGAGTATGCAAACAAAGTGCTAAAGATTTCGCGTAGTAGCGATGAGGGACTAAAAATAGAATTTGTATAA
- a CDS encoding PIN domain-containing protein: MSTFYKRFIIATPYLELETSYSYSKQERLMNDIEFFVLSMIMHYKEKRGDYSLEEMIESIPRDFSFHLPKSLLYSMIQENLTTRDIISSTDSSEQKSIMQSPLKDIRISKEMRDFYDRGYILGDREKESKTIYYDCFADDVFSMRKSDKASSPNELKKDFIPKIDELKDFIANGLEKHFNLKVEGIEKERLSKDTTLDIRIDMSERVIEFASPSKKFADYLNGLSDTSVIQKLLDEVFISTQAGGKNFADLHQTQSSPQNNATYSFEYQISDNLCIGRANAIEAIRQNHNNKDALFILLENDLGKSTQKADGQEEYNEIVIPNDFELECGQWIDKDSLYTLYNAKLKMSKQRTKTLQIPIIEAKNDSSKITSVKKQVISYLQNEYKKYRDFSEIIDSLKCYIALHGLGAKPNPKPLSIALQTHDNREHDKEQVELHDIQTEINKLQKSPIMRFITRYFEQNIPANKNLKMFLFGKCLEGREYIDRLHAIATHKSQGRSEEAKQLFEKYCQNPPLTKGTLSDTLLATLKDDSLETIYEWIKPVFIKNMPKQNLADIRRASQYKLLDKSTQDIALSNRTLSQELFREFDKLATNQSIDNTNEFASFTSHNAYKIIDLHTQLASAIHPSDKLKLLQGLSEVHDKLQKECDINHTKEILENLREFSAGIFEHIDYFKKYNAKTIAIWDTSALIDFSKSLESKMRDLYNIVPKSVLKELDGLKNGDDERAQKVREVNRFLAKSSFDKYDDFDYDGVGTDDSLIEIAKDFLSDPLRESLVKKVWIRSSDNNLCARANGTMANVANGGQLEKLYAGINDSQVNQSQKKRKKK; the protein is encoded by the coding sequence ATGAGCACTTTTTATAAGCGATTTATCATCGCCACACCCTACCTTGAGCTAGAGACAAGCTATTCTTACTCCAAGCAAGAGCGTCTAATGAATGACATAGAGTTTTTTGTGCTAAGTATGATTATGCACTATAAGGAAAAGCGGGGGGATTATAGCTTAGAGGAAATGATAGAATCTATCCCGCGTGATTTTTCATTTCACTTGCCAAAATCGCTACTATACTCAATGATACAAGAAAATCTAACCACAAGGGATATTATTTCTAGCACGGATTCTAGCGAGCAAAAGTCTATTATGCAATCGCCACTAAAGGATATACGCATTAGCAAGGAAATGCGTGATTTTTATGACCGTGGATACATACTAGGCGATAGAGAGAAAGAATCTAAAACAATCTATTATGATTGCTTCGCTGATGATGTATTTTCTATGCGCAAATCCGACAAAGCAAGTAGTCCAAATGAGCTTAAAAAAGATTTTATCCCAAAAATAGATGAGCTTAAAGACTTTATCGCCAATGGCTTAGAAAAACACTTCAATCTAAAGGTTGAGGGTATTGAGAAAGAGCGGCTTAGCAAAGATACAACACTTGATATTCGTATCGATATGAGCGAGCGCGTGATTGAGTTTGCTTCTCCAAGTAAAAAGTTTGCAGACTATCTAAATGGACTAAGTGATACAAGCGTGATTCAAAAACTACTAGATGAGGTATTTATCAGCACGCAAGCAGGTGGTAAGAACTTTGCCGATTTGCACCAAACCCAATCTAGCCCACAAAATAATGCCACATATAGCTTTGAGTATCAAATAAGCGATAATCTATGTATAGGCAGGGCAAATGCGATAGAAGCGATACGCCAAAATCACAACAATAAAGACGCACTTTTCATTTTGCTTGAGAATGATTTGGGCAAATCCACACAAAAAGCAGATGGGCAGGAGGAGTATAATGAAATAGTCATTCCTAATGATTTCGAGCTAGAATGTGGGCAGTGGATTGATAAAGACTCACTTTATACGCTCTACAATGCCAAGCTAAAAATGTCAAAACAGCGCACCAAAACGCTACAAATCCCCATAATTGAAGCAAAAAACGACTCTTCAAAAATCACTAGCGTAAAAAAGCAAGTCATATCCTACCTACAAAACGAGTATAAAAAATATCGTGATTTTAGTGAGATTATTGATTCTCTTAAGTGCTACATAGCACTACACGGACTTGGTGCAAAGCCAAACCCCAAACCACTCTCTATCGCACTCCAAACGCACGATAATAGAGAGCACGATAAAGAGCAAGTAGAGCTACACGATATACAAACAGAGATAAACAAACTACAAAAATCCCCTATTATGCGCTTCATCACGCGCTATTTTGAACAAAATATCCCCGCAAATAAAAATCTAAAAATGTTTTTATTTGGCAAGTGCTTGGAGGGGCGAGAGTATATCGATAGATTGCACGCTATCGCCACTCACAAATCACAAGGCAGAAGCGAGGAAGCAAAGCAATTATTTGAGAAATACTGCCAAAATCCCCCACTTACAAAAGGCACTCTAAGCGATACTTTGCTAGCCACGCTAAAAGATGATTCACTAGAGACAATATATGAGTGGATTAAACCTGTATTTATCAAAAATATGCCAAAACAAAATCTAGCTGATATAAGGCGAGCTAGTCAATACAAGCTACTTGATAAAAGCACTCAAGACATTGCCCTAAGCAATCGCACCCTATCCCAAGAGCTATTTAGAGAATTTGACAAACTAGCAACAAATCAAAGTATAGATAACACAAATGAGTTTGCTAGCTTTACCTCGCACAATGCGTATAAAATCATTGATTTACACACTCAATTAGCAAGTGCAATCCACCCAAGCGACAAGCTTAAGCTGCTACAAGGATTGAGCGAAGTGCACGACAAGCTACAAAAAGAATGCGATATAAACCACACCAAAGAGATTTTAGAAAATCTGCGCGAATTTAGCGCGGGTATTTTTGAGCATATTGATTACTTCAAAAAATATAATGCCAAAACTATCGCTATATGGGATACAAGCGCACTTATTGACTTTAGTAAATCCCTAGAATCCAAAATGCGTGATTTGTATAACATAGTCCCAAAATCTGTCCTAAAAGAGCTAGATGGGCTAAAAAATGGCGATGATGAAAGAGCGCAAAAAGTGCGCGAAGTCAATCGCTTTTTGGCCAAATCTAGCTTTGATAAATATGATGATTTTGACTACGATGGGGTTGGCACAGATGATAGCCTCATAGAAATCGCAAAAGATTTTTTAAGCGACCCTTTGAGAGAATCGCTTGTAAAAAAGGTGTGGATTAGGAGCAGTGATAACAATCTATGCGCAAGGGCAAATGGCACAATGGCAAATGTTGCAAATGGAGGGCAACTAGAAAAACTCTACGCAGGTATCAATGACTCTCAAGTCAATCAATCCCAAAAGAAAAGGAAAAAGAAATGA
- a CDS encoding AAA domain-containing protein, with translation MNSINYFNKSLTPDQKETISKALSSPTPIYLIQGPPGTGKTTVIAELIAQYTAQGKKIWLTSQSNLAVDNVLERLPKDERIFPTRIGSEDKIQDKLFANDSQVIDYFIYQYRGKIREFIDTYGKDIDKYISTYSEFIQIDKDLHKLESSITSARQEQDTVIQSSFFAYIDTVCKDLDSANLSILRSIPKSVLKEQCERFHKFLCEQGTHSFLGKYASSDEPNKPNQQWQTLWEKGEEARNKEIHTLMQSCIGDTPPNIIKQFKNHINANTINTKEQAQKLQDKIQEKISEQTQKRDSLSKRKDSIQSTLEEIAKKLDFGKNTHSQGTIQITHSELKAHIKHLQEKLAIYQKLDSLAMPSKESAFQTIPQTIVQKLGLDIEELRQMQKGFATNATTNEKELKKILRDIAKKNDKNISEQELEKIANDLLQSKQSAKSSENSTRYANVMEGIKICANVYAATCNINPKKLSIMQDEKETPIIFDVVIVDEVSKMNAIEMLLPMQRAKRLILVGDQHQLPPIFKEGIQKEEITEMLNISDEMFERYKNLIEYSKFTQFFEIFPDSAKSRLTTQFRMHPHIMEFINHFYNDKRLQCGLPNPDESRAHEFGELYGIGHRHILWIDSSTSCEDAPEHSTSKRNMQEAKVIRKIIKDMAIVYKAHKTKHNLAQSKRKEIGVISFYGAQVGELRNIRKDKDYSKDLDIDISTVDDFQGKEKDVIIVSLVRTDKGISHNRFIKDYRRVNVAFSRARQLLIVIACNEAFDRVQLSFGDKEAKLCYQTMRQSQKCFVVNKKLKDIIHYKSSDYTSTDKPHKG, from the coding sequence ATCAACTCTATAAATTATTTTAACAAATCTCTAACCCCCGACCAAAAAGAAACCATATCCAAAGCCCTATCTAGCCCTACTCCCATCTACCTAATCCAAGGACCACCCGGCACGGGCAAAACCACCGTCATAGCCGAGCTAATAGCCCAATACACCGCACAAGGCAAAAAGATTTGGCTAACCTCGCAGTCAAATCTCGCAGTAGATAATGTCTTAGAGCGATTGCCAAAAGATGAGAGGATTTTCCCCACGCGTATCGGTAGTGAGGACAAAATCCAAGACAAGCTATTTGCCAATGATTCTCAAGTGATAGACTACTTTATATACCAATATCGTGGCAAAATCCGTGAGTTTATCGACACTTATGGCAAGGACATTGATAAGTATATAAGCACATACAGTGAATTTATACAGATAGATAAAGACTTGCACAAGCTAGAATCTAGTATCACAAGTGCAAGACAAGAGCAAGACACAGTTATACAATCTAGCTTTTTTGCATACATAGATACCGTCTGCAAAGATTTGGATAGTGCCAATCTCTCTATCTTGCGGAGCATTCCAAAATCTGTGCTAAAGGAGCAGTGCGAGAGATTCCATAAGTTTTTGTGCGAGCAAGGCACTCATAGCTTTCTTGGCAAGTATGCAAGTAGCGATGAGCCAAATAAGCCAAATCAGCAGTGGCAAACTCTATGGGAAAAAGGCGAAGAAGCGCGAAACAAAGAGATTCACACGCTAATGCAAAGCTGCATAGGCGATACTCCACCCAACATAATCAAGCAATTCAAAAACCACATAAATGCCAACACAATCAACACGAAAGAGCAAGCACAAAAGCTACAAGATAAAATCCAAGAAAAAATCAGCGAGCAGACACAAAAGCGAGATTCCCTATCCAAGCGCAAAGACTCTATACAATCCACCCTAGAAGAGATTGCAAAGAAGCTAGATTTTGGCAAAAATACCCACTCACAAGGCACGATTCAAATCACGCATAGTGAACTAAAAGCACATATCAAGCACCTGCAAGAAAAGCTAGCTATCTATCAAAAGCTAGATTCTCTAGCAATGCCTAGCAAAGAATCCGCATTCCAAACAATACCCCAAACGATAGTCCAAAAACTTGGACTAGACATAGAAGAGCTAAGGCAAATGCAAAAAGGATTTGCCACAAATGCCACTACCAATGAAAAAGAGCTAAAAAAGATTTTGCGTGATATTGCCAAAAAAAACGACAAAAACATAAGCGAGCAAGAGCTAGAAAAAATCGCAAATGACTTACTACAATCAAAGCAGAGTGCAAAAAGTAGTGAAAACTCCACTAGATATGCCAATGTAATGGAGGGCATAAAGATTTGCGCAAATGTCTATGCTGCTACTTGCAATATCAACCCAAAAAAACTCTCCATAATGCAAGATGAGAAAGAAACACCAATCATATTTGATGTCGTAATTGTCGATGAGGTAAGCAAGATGAATGCTATTGAAATGCTACTACCAATGCAGAGGGCAAAAAGGCTTATCCTAGTGGGCGACCAGCACCAGCTCCCACCGATATTTAAAGAGGGCATACAAAAAGAAGAGATAACAGAAATGCTTAATATTTCAGATGAAATGTTTGAGAGATACAAAAATCTAATTGAGTATTCTAAATTCACGCAGTTTTTTGAGATTTTCCCCGATAGTGCCAAGTCGAGACTGACTACACAGTTTCGTATGCATCCACACATTATGGAGTTTATAAACCACTTTTATAATGACAAGCGACTACAATGCGGACTGCCAAATCCAGATGAGAGCAGAGCGCACGAGTTTGGGGAGCTATATGGTATAGGGCATAGACATATACTATGGATAGATAGTAGCACTAGCTGTGAAGACGCTCCAGAGCACAGCACCTCTAAGCGCAATATGCAAGAAGCAAAAGTCATAAGAAAAATCATCAAAGATATGGCTATCGTGTATAAAGCGCACAAAACTAAGCACAATCTCGCCCAAAGTAAGCGCAAAGAAATAGGAGTGATTAGCTTTTATGGTGCGCAAGTAGGAGAGCTTAGAAATATCCGCAAGGATAAAGACTATTCTAAAGATTTAGACATAGACATATCCACAGTCGATGACTTTCAGGGCAAAGAAAAAGATGTCATCATCGTATCCCTTGTCCGCACGGATAAAGGTATTAGCCACAATCGCTTCATCAAAGACTATCGCCGTGTAAATGTGGCTTTTTCTCGTGCAAGGCAACTACTCATAGTCATAGCGTGCAATGAAGCATTTGATAGAGTTCAACTATCATTTGGCGATAAGGAAGCAAAACTATGCTACCAAACAATGCGCCAATCACAAAAATGCTTCGTAGTAAATAAAAAGCTAAAAGACATTATTCATTACAAATCTAGTGATTACACAAGCACAGATAAACCACACAAAGGGTAA
- the glnA gene encoding type I glutamate--ammonia ligase translates to MSKKAIDKKAVAEFFAFCKENEVEFIDFRFTDIKGVWHHLGFSANAVNEDSFAGIPFDGSSLPAWQPINKSDMILIPDPVRYFIDPFTADTTAVVFCDIWDIYKNEPYEKCPRSIAKRASEYLRSSGVGDVAYFGPENEFFVFDSIKMKSAVNCQYYEIDTEEGEWNRDKEFDGVNIGHRPGTKGGYFPVPPVDTMMDLRAEMVKVLNQVGLETFVLHHEVAQGQGEIGVKFGTLVEAADNIQKFKYVVKMVAHLNGKTATFMPKPLYNDNGSGMHTHISIWKGGKNLFAGNAYEGLSDMALHFLGGVLKHARPLAAFTNASTNSYKRLIPGFEAPSILTYSAQNRSASIRIPYNSGEKAKRMEFRFPDSSSNPYLAFAALLMAGLDGITNKIDPGKPMEMNLFELTLDEIRAKGIKQLPHTLRHAIEEMLQDKEYLKKGEVFSEDFIQTYKQYKFETEIWPWEGRPHPFEFITTYSC, encoded by the coding sequence ATGAGCAAAAAAGCCATTGACAAAAAGGCGGTTGCGGAGTTTTTTGCGTTTTGCAAAGAAAACGAGGTAGAATTCATCGATTTTCGCTTCACTGATATAAAAGGCGTGTGGCATCATCTTGGATTTTCTGCAAATGCTGTGAATGAGGACAGCTTTGCAGGGATTCCATTTGATGGTAGCTCACTTCCTGCGTGGCAGCCTATCAACAAATCCGATATGATTCTTATCCCTGACCCTGTGCGATACTTCATCGACCCATTTACCGCAGATACCACAGCAGTAGTATTTTGTGATATTTGGGATATTTATAAAAACGAGCCCTATGAGAAATGCCCCCGCTCTATCGCAAAAAGAGCGAGCGAATATCTGCGCTCTAGTGGTGTAGGCGATGTCGCGTATTTCGGACCAGAGAATGAATTTTTTGTCTTTGATTCTATCAAAATGAAAAGCGCGGTAAACTGCCAATACTATGAAATCGACACCGAAGAGGGCGAGTGGAATCGCGACAAAGAGTTTGATGGCGTAAATATAGGACACCGCCCGGGCACAAAAGGTGGCTACTTCCCCGTGCCACCTGTGGATACGATGATGGATTTGCGTGCTGAAATGGTAAAAGTGCTAAACCAAGTGGGGCTAGAGACTTTTGTCCTCCACCACGAAGTCGCTCAAGGACAAGGCGAAATCGGCGTGAAGTTTGGCACTCTTGTAGAAGCGGCGGATAATATCCAAAAGTTTAAATATGTCGTAAAAATGGTAGCCCACCTAAATGGCAAAACCGCGACATTTATGCCAAAGCCGCTGTATAACGACAACGGAAGCGGTATGCACACACACATTAGCATCTGGAAAGGTGGCAAAAATCTTTTTGCAGGGAATGCTTATGAGGGGCTTAGCGATATGGCACTGCACTTCTTAGGTGGTGTGCTAAAGCACGCTCGCCCTCTAGCAGCCTTTACCAACGCTAGCACAAACTCGTATAAAAGGCTTATCCCGGGATTTGAAGCCCCTAGTATCCTTACTTATTCTGCGCAAAATCGTAGCGCAAGTATCCGCATACCATACAATAGTGGCGAGAAAGCAAAGCGAATGGAGTTTCGATTCCCCGATAGCTCGAGCAATCCTTACCTAGCGTTTGCCGCACTGCTTATGGCAGGACTAGATGGAATCACAAACAAAATCGACCCGGGCAAACCAATGGAGATGAATCTCTTTGAGCTAACGCTTGATGAAATCCGTGCAAAAGGCATAAAGCAGCTTCCACACACACTTCGCCACGCCATAGAAGAAATGCTCCAAGACAAAGAGTATCTAAAGAAAGGCGAAGTCTTTAGCGAGGACTTTATCCAAACTTACAAGCAATATAAGTTTGAAACCGAAATCTGGCCTTGGGAGGGACGCCCACACCCATTTGAATTTATCACTACTTATAGCTGCTAG
- a CDS encoding dihydroneopterin aldolase codes for MGYEILIENLCIEAIIGVLPSERETPQRVLINASIHYESRSDERQNDRKDKSESAKKDLDESSHSGLRDFADLAGQKCLSEYLDYVEIVEHIATMLKQRKYGLLENALDEIISSLKTSYPTITKIDLSLKKPDISIEDIFAKKDYAKNASNASIKCSHKDSISDFAKNSHSDSIKDICKDSTHKNSCHKDFECILGVRKISEFV; via the coding sequence ATGGGCTATGAGATTCTCATAGAAAATCTCTGTATAGAGGCTATCATAGGGGTGCTACCTAGCGAGAGAGAGACACCACAAAGGGTGCTAATAAATGCAAGCATACACTATGAGAGCAGAAGTGATGAGAGGCAAAATGATAGGAAAGACAAAAGTGAGAGCGCGAAAAAAGATTTGGACGAAAGCTCTCATAGCGGATTGAGGGATTTCGCGGACTTGGCAGGACAAAAGTGCTTAAGTGAGTATTTGGACTATGTAGAGATAGTAGAACATATCGCTACTATGCTAAAGCAGCGCAAATACGGCTTGCTAGAAAACGCCCTAGATGAGATTATCTCCTCGCTAAAAACCTCCTATCCCACTATCACAAAAATAGACTTAAGCCTAAAAAAGCCAGACATCTCCATAGAAGACATATTTGCCAAAAAAGACTACGCCAAAAACGCATCTAATGCTTCTATCAAATGTTCTCACAAAGATTCTATTAGCGATTTTGCCAAAAACTCTCATAGCGATTCTATCAAGGATATTTGCAAAGATTCTACCCACAAAAACTCTTGCCACAAAGATTTTGAGTGCATTCTAGGCGTGCGCAAAATAAGCGAGTTTGTGTAA
- the plsY gene encoding glycerol-3-phosphate 1-O-acyltransferase PlsY — protein MEFFTNYINLWFYLLAFFVGGIPFGVMLTKVLYGIDLRKIGSGSIGATNVYRALKEHDPKRAKLISIATLILDAIKGTVIIALAKAVGLPYGAQWFMAILAVLGHCYSPYLGFHGGKGVSTAIGSVILLMPIEGALGLVVWAVVGKVFKVSSLSSLTGVLSGVVLTFVIPYLLPLPPSIDITAQINSHTPIVLIGLIILYTHIPNIMRLFKGQESKVL, from the coding sequence ATGGAGTTTTTTACCAACTATATCAATCTGTGGTTTTATCTGCTTGCGTTTTTTGTGGGTGGGATACCATTTGGCGTTATGCTTACCAAAGTGCTTTATGGAATCGATTTGCGAAAAATAGGCTCGGGCAGTATCGGTGCTACAAATGTCTATCGCGCGCTAAAAGAGCACGACCCCAAAAGAGCGAAGCTAATCTCTATCGCCACTCTCATACTTGATGCGATAAAAGGCACGGTCATCATAGCACTTGCTAAAGCTGTGGGATTGCCTTATGGTGCGCAGTGGTTTATGGCGATTTTGGCTGTGCTTGGGCATTGTTATAGTCCGTATTTGGGATTTCACGGGGGCAAGGGGGTTTCTACCGCGATTGGCTCGGTGATTTTGCTTATGCCTATTGAGGGGGCATTGGGACTTGTGGTGTGGGCAGTGGTTGGCAAGGTTTTCAAAGTCTCTTCGCTCTCCTCACTCACAGGCGTGCTAAGTGGTGTAGTGCTTACCTTTGTGATTCCTTATCTTTTGCCATTGCCTCCTAGCATAGACATCACCGCCCAGATAAACAGCCACACGCCAATCGTGCTTATCGGGCTAATCATTCTCTACACACATATCCCAAACATTATGCGACTATTTAAGGGACAAGAAAGCAAGGTTTTATAG
- the nrfH gene encoding cytochrome c nitrite reductase small subunit yields the protein MRYKILIAAIIFVGGFIVGNGAYSLYNADTLSYLSSDSSACNNCHVMNEVYADYHKASHHELNCIECHLPHSFVRKWAAKAQTGLGHAYHFTFDKSLPQHFSANSDTKKWAQENCIRCHGDYAHNAINPTLNPNSTKDALNCVSCHSSVGHLR from the coding sequence ATGCGCTATAAAATTCTCATTGCTGCGATAATCTTTGTGGGCGGATTTATAGTGGGAAATGGCGCGTATAGCCTCTATAATGCGGATACTCTAAGCTATCTCTCAAGCGATTCTAGCGCGTGCAACAACTGCCATGTGATGAATGAAGTCTATGCTGATTATCACAAGGCATCTCACCACGAGCTAAATTGTATAGAGTGCCACTTGCCTCATTCTTTTGTGCGCAAATGGGCTGCCAAAGCCCAAACAGGCTTAGGGCACGCTTATCATTTCACTTTTGATAAGTCATTGCCACAGCACTTTAGCGCAAATAGCGATACAAAGAAATGGGCGCAAGAGAATTGTATCCGTTGCCACGGCGACTACGCACACAATGCCATAAACCCAACGCTAAATCCAAATAGCACAAAAGACGCGCTAAATTGTGTTTCTTGCCACAGCAGTGTGGGGCATTTGCGCTAG